In the Hordeum vulgare subsp. vulgare chromosome 7H, MorexV3_pseudomolecules_assembly, whole genome shotgun sequence genome, one interval contains:
- the LOC123408397 gene encoding proteoglycan 4-like, with protein sequence MGCISSKVLTRSGSLREKTNQGFQKSSLVEDIILSNSKTNGDQFLALLRTPSSAARTSKVDAAADQPPAPAPAKIETINVSDLLAGLEEENTAEGADERGDDRKTGGGETLSPRCASDGAAGRAVSFRTLEEFDALVSRCASPEKAEPVTAPAAPEPDASVEPPPLSSSSEQGAMATGSRESEPDAPVEPPPLSSSSEQGAMVTGSRESEPDATVEPPPLSSSSEQGAMVTGSREFEPDAPVEPPPRSSSTEQDSMATASSAPGLGEAPGGAKRRARARQLGELSATPGFDFSKSGSLRDWLLGGGQMFSPGSYVTPKFGSVTAAPSESAEHGERAVFDPELVAQLEEAMEELSVDEERVLREVLEVLEAGETQMLERLDDREVPAVIVQD encoded by the coding sequence ATGGGGTGCATCTCCTCCAAGGTCCTGACCAGGTCAGGGAGCCTGCGAGAGAAGACCAACCAGGGGTTCCAGAAGAGCAGCCTGGTCGAGGACATCATCCTCTCCAACTCCAAGACCAACGGCGACCAGTTCCTGGCCCTCCTCCGCACCCCCAGCTCCGCCGCCAGGACGAGCAAGGTCGACGCCGCCGCCGACCAGCCCCCCGCGCCGGCGCCGGCCAAGATCGAGACGATCAACGTGTCTGACCTTCTCGCCGGGCTGGAGGAAGAGAACACCGCCGAAGGAGCCGATGAGCGAGGCGACGATCGGAAAACAGGCGGCGGCGAAACCTTGTCGCCCCGGTGCGCATCGGATGGCGCGGCCGGGAGGGCCGTCAGCTTCCGCACGCTGGAGGAGTTCGACGCCCTGGTTTCGCGGTGTGCCTCGCCGGAGAAAGCGGAGCCTGTAACAGCACCAGCAGCGCCTGAACCAGACGCGTCGGTGGAgccgccgccgctgagcagctcCTCAGAGCAAGGCGCGATGGCCACAGGGAGCAGGGAATCCGAACCAGACGCGCCGGTGGAgccgccgccgctgagcagctcCTCGGAGCAAGGCGCGATGGTCACAGGGAGCAGGGAATCCGAACCAGATGCGACGGTGGAgccgccgccgctgagcagctcCTCGGAGCAAGGCGCGATGGTCACAGGGAGCAGGGAATTCGAACCAGATGCGCCGGTGGAGCCGCCGCCGCGGAGCAGCTCCACGGAGCAAGACTCGATGGCCACCGCGAGCAGCGCTCCGGGACTAGGGGAGGCGCCCGGCGGCGCGAAGAGGCGGGCGAGGGCGAGGCAGCTCGGCGAGCTGAGCGCGACGCCGGGCTTCGACTTCAGCAAGTCCGGCAGCCTGAGGGACTGGCTGCTCGGCGGCGGGCAGATGTTCTCGCCGGGCTCCTACGTCACGCCAaagttcggcagcgtgacggcggcgCCGTCCGAGTCCGCGGAACACGGAGAGCGCGCGGTGTTCGATCCGGAGCTGGTGGCGCAGCTggaggaggccatggaggagctgTCGGTGGACGAGGAGCGCGTGCTGAGGGAGGTCCTGGAGGTCCTCGAAGCCGGAGAAACACAGATGTTGGAGAGGCTGGACGATCGGGAAGTGCCGGCGGTGATTGTGCAGGATTAG